The proteins below are encoded in one region of Streptomyces ficellus:
- a CDS encoding multifunctional oxoglutarate decarboxylase/oxoglutarate dehydrogenase thiamine pyrophosphate-binding subunit/dihydrolipoyllysine-residue succinyltransferase subunit, which yields MSSQSPSNSSISTDQDGQGSSNPAAAFGANEWLVDEIYQQYLQDPNSVDRAWWDFFADYKPGAPSGSADKPAGEGAVAAGAASTAPAAQAPAPAQAPAQPAAAAPAQAAAAQAPAAPASAPAAQAPAAKPAAAQPAAPAKPAAAAAKPAAAKPAAKAAPAGEAPSGPEYVPLRGPAAAVAKNMNASLELPTATSVRAVPVKLLFDNRIVINNHLKRARGGKISFTHLIGYAMVQAIKAMPSMNYSYGEKDGKPVLVKPEHVNFGLAIDLVKPNGERQLVVAGIKKAETLGFFEFWQAYEDIVRRARNNKLTMDDFTGVTVSLTNPGGLGTVHSVPRLMPGQSVIMGVGSMDYPAEFQGTSQDTLNKLGISKVMTLTSTYDHRVIQGAASGEFLRIVSNLLLGEDGFYDDVFESLRIPYEPVRWLKDIDASHDDDVTKAARVFELIHSYRVRGHVMADTDPLEYRQRKHPDLDITEHGLTLWDLEREFAVGGFGGKSMMKLRDILGVLRDSYCRTTGIEFMHIQDPKQRKWIQDRVERPHSKPEREEQLRILRRLNAAEAFETFLQTKYVGQKRFSLEGGESVIPLLDAVIDSAAESRLDEVVIGMAHRGRLNVLANIVGKSYAQIFREFEGNLDPKSMHGSGDVKYHLGAEGTFTGLDGEQIKVSLVANPSHLEAVDPVVEGVVRAKQDVINKGGTDFTVLPVALHGDAAFAGQGVVAETLNMSQLRGYRTGGTVHIVINNQVGFTAAPESSRSSMYATDVARMIEAPIFHVNGDDPEAVVRVARLAFEFRQTFNKDVVIDLICYRRRGHNEGDNPQFTNPQMYNLIDKKRSVRKLYTESLIGRGDITLEEAEQALQDFQGQLEKVFAEVREATSQPGPAHSPEAQAEFPVSVTTGVSQEVVKRIAESQVNIPDRVKVHPRLMPQLQRRAASVEDGTIDWGMGETLAIGSLLMEGTPVRLAGQDTRRGTFGQRHAVLVDQETGEDYTPLQYLSEDQARYNVYDSLLSEYAAMGFEYGYSLARPESLVMWEAQFGDFVNGAQTVVDEFISSAEQKWGQTSGVTLLLPHGYEGQGPDHSSARPERFLQLCAQNNMTVAMPTLPSNYFHLLRWQVHNPHHKPLIVFTPKSMLRLKAAASKVEEFTTGGFRPVIGDDSVEASAVRKVVFCAGKVYYDLEAERVKRGVTDTAIIRLERLYPLPGAELQAEISKYPNAEKYLWAQEEPANQGAWPFIALNLIDHLDLAVGADIPHGERLRRISRPHGSSPAVGSAKRHQAEQVQLVNEVFDA from the coding sequence GTGTCGTCTCAGTCCCCCAGTAACTCGAGTATCTCGACCGACCAGGACGGGCAGGGATCTTCGAACCCTGCCGCCGCGTTCGGTGCCAATGAGTGGCTCGTCGACGAGATCTACCAGCAGTACCTCCAGGACCCCAATTCGGTCGACCGTGCCTGGTGGGACTTCTTCGCCGACTACAAGCCGGGCGCCCCGTCCGGCTCGGCGGACAAGCCCGCGGGCGAGGGTGCCGTAGCCGCGGGGGCTGCGAGCACCGCGCCCGCCGCCCAGGCCCCGGCCCCGGCACAGGCCCCGGCGCAGCCGGCCGCAGCGGCACCCGCACAGGCCGCTGCCGCCCAGGCGCCCGCCGCCCCGGCCTCCGCGCCCGCCGCCCAGGCCCCGGCCGCGAAGCCGGCCGCCGCGCAGCCCGCCGCCCCGGCCAAGCCGGCCGCCGCGGCCGCCAAGCCCGCCGCCGCGAAGCCCGCCGCCAAGGCCGCGCCCGCCGGTGAGGCGCCCTCCGGCCCCGAGTACGTGCCGCTGCGCGGCCCGGCCGCCGCGGTCGCCAAGAACATGAACGCCTCGCTGGAGCTGCCGACCGCCACCTCGGTCCGCGCCGTCCCGGTGAAGCTGCTGTTCGACAACCGGATCGTCATCAACAACCACCTCAAGCGCGCCCGGGGCGGGAAGATCTCCTTCACGCACCTCATCGGGTACGCGATGGTGCAGGCGATCAAGGCCATGCCGTCGATGAACTACTCGTACGGCGAGAAGGACGGCAAGCCGGTCCTGGTCAAGCCCGAGCACGTGAACTTCGGCCTGGCGATCGACCTGGTCAAGCCGAACGGCGAGCGCCAGCTGGTCGTCGCGGGCATCAAGAAGGCCGAGACGCTCGGCTTCTTCGAGTTCTGGCAGGCGTACGAGGACATCGTCCGCCGCGCCCGCAACAACAAGCTGACGATGGACGACTTCACCGGCGTCACCGTCTCGCTGACCAACCCCGGCGGCCTCGGCACCGTCCACTCCGTGCCGCGCCTGATGCCCGGGCAGTCGGTCATCATGGGCGTGGGCTCGATGGACTACCCGGCCGAGTTCCAGGGCACCTCCCAGGACACCCTGAACAAGCTGGGCATCTCCAAGGTGATGACCCTCACGTCGACGTACGACCACCGGGTCATCCAGGGCGCCGCCTCCGGCGAGTTCCTCCGGATCGTCTCCAACCTCCTCCTCGGCGAGGACGGCTTCTACGACGACGTCTTCGAGTCGCTGCGCATCCCCTACGAGCCGGTCCGCTGGCTCAAGGACATCGACGCGTCGCACGACGACGACGTCACCAAGGCCGCGCGCGTCTTCGAGCTGATCCACTCCTACCGGGTCCGCGGCCACGTCATGGCCGACACCGACCCGCTGGAGTACCGCCAGCGCAAGCACCCCGACCTGGACATCACCGAGCACGGCCTGACGCTCTGGGACCTGGAGCGGGAGTTCGCCGTCGGCGGCTTCGGCGGCAAGTCCATGATGAAGCTGCGCGACATCCTCGGCGTGCTGCGCGACTCGTACTGCCGCACCACCGGCATCGAGTTCATGCACATCCAGGACCCCAAGCAGCGCAAGTGGATCCAGGACCGCGTCGAGCGCCCGCACTCCAAGCCGGAGCGCGAGGAGCAGCTGCGCATCCTGCGCCGGCTGAACGCCGCGGAGGCGTTCGAGACGTTCCTCCAGACCAAGTACGTCGGCCAGAAGCGGTTCTCGCTGGAGGGCGGCGAGTCCGTCATCCCGCTGCTGGACGCGGTCATCGACTCGGCGGCCGAGTCGCGCCTCGACGAGGTCGTCATCGGCATGGCCCACCGCGGCCGGCTCAACGTCCTGGCGAACATCGTCGGCAAGTCGTACGCGCAGATCTTCCGCGAGTTCGAGGGCAACCTCGACCCGAAGTCGATGCACGGCTCCGGCGACGTCAAGTACCACCTGGGCGCGGAGGGGACCTTCACCGGTCTCGACGGCGAGCAGATCAAGGTCTCGCTGGTCGCCAACCCCTCGCACCTGGAGGCGGTCGACCCGGTCGTCGAGGGTGTCGTCCGCGCCAAGCAGGACGTCATCAACAAGGGCGGCACGGACTTCACCGTCCTGCCCGTCGCCCTGCACGGCGACGCGGCCTTCGCGGGCCAGGGCGTCGTCGCCGAGACGCTGAACATGTCGCAGCTGCGGGGCTACCGCACCGGCGGCACGGTCCACATCGTCATCAACAACCAGGTCGGCTTCACCGCCGCCCCGGAGTCGTCGCGCTCCTCGATGTACGCGACCGACGTGGCCCGCATGATCGAGGCGCCGATCTTCCACGTGAACGGCGACGACCCCGAGGCCGTGGTGCGCGTGGCGCGCCTCGCCTTCGAGTTCCGCCAGACGTTCAACAAGGACGTCGTGATCGACCTCATCTGCTACCGCCGCCGCGGTCACAACGAGGGCGACAACCCGCAGTTCACCAACCCGCAGATGTACAACCTGATCGACAAGAAGCGTTCGGTGCGCAAGCTGTACACCGAGTCGCTCATCGGTCGTGGCGACATCACGCTGGAAGAGGCGGAGCAGGCGCTCCAGGACTTCCAGGGCCAGCTGGAGAAGGTGTTCGCGGAGGTCCGCGAGGCCACCTCGCAGCCCGGCCCGGCGCACAGCCCCGAGGCGCAGGCCGAGTTCCCGGTCTCCGTCACCACCGGGGTCTCCCAGGAGGTCGTGAAGCGGATCGCCGAGTCGCAGGTCAACATCCCCGACCGGGTCAAGGTGCACCCGCGCCTGATGCCGCAGCTCCAGCGCCGCGCCGCCTCCGTCGAGGACGGCACGATCGACTGGGGCATGGGCGAGACCCTGGCGATCGGTTCGCTGCTGATGGAGGGCACCCCGGTCCGGCTCGCCGGCCAGGACACCCGCCGCGGCACCTTCGGCCAGCGCCACGCGGTGCTGGTGGACCAGGAGACCGGCGAGGACTACACCCCGCTGCAGTACCTCTCCGAGGACCAGGCCCGCTACAACGTCTACGACTCGCTGCTCAGCGAGTACGCGGCGATGGGCTTCGAGTACGGCTACTCCCTGGCGCGGCCCGAGTCGCTGGTCATGTGGGAGGCGCAGTTCGGTGACTTCGTCAACGGCGCGCAGACGGTCGTGGACGAGTTCATCTCCTCCGCCGAGCAGAAGTGGGGCCAGACCTCCGGCGTCACGCTGCTGCTGCCGCACGGCTACGAGGGCCAGGGCCCGGACCACTCGTCGGCCCGCCCGGAGCGCTTCCTCCAGCTGTGCGCGCAGAACAACATGACGGTCGCCATGCCGACGCTGCCGTCGAACTACTTCCACCTCCTGCGGTGGCAGGTGCACAACCCGCACCACAAGCCGCTGATCGTCTTCACGCCGAAGTCGATGCTGCGCCTGAAGGCCGCCGCGTCGAAGGTGGAGGAGTTCACCACCGGCGGCTTCCGTCCGGTGATCGGTGACGACTCGGTCGAGGCGAGCGCGGTCCGCAAGGTCGTCTTCTGCGCCGGCAAGGTCTACTACGACCTGGAGGCCGAGCGGGTCAAGCGCGGTGTCACGGACACGGCGATCATCCGTCTGGAGCGCCTGTACCCGCTGCCGGGTGCGGAGCTCCAGGCCGAGATCTCCAAGTACCCGAACGCCGAGAAGTACCTGTGGGCCCAGGAGGAGCCGGCGAACCAGGGTGCCTGGCCGTTCATCGCGCTCAACCTGATCGACCACCTCGACCTGGCGGTCGGCGCCGACATCCCGCACGGCGAGCGCCTGCGCCGCATCTCGCGGCCGCACGGCTCGTCGCCGGCGGTCGGCTCGGCCAAGCGCCACCAGGCCGAGCAGGTGCAGCTGGTCAACGAGGTCTTCGACGCCTGA
- a CDS encoding DUF6104 family protein, whose protein sequence is MYFTDRGIEELEKRRGEEEVTFEWLAEQLRTFVDLNPDFEVPVERLATWLARLDDEDEDE, encoded by the coding sequence TTGTACTTCACCGATCGTGGCATCGAGGAGCTGGAGAAGCGGCGCGGCGAGGAGGAGGTCACCTTCGAGTGGCTCGCCGAGCAGCTCCGTACGTTCGTCGACCTCAACCCCGACTTCGAGGTCCCCGTCGAGCGGCTGGCCACCTGGCTGGCGCGCCTCGACGACGAGGACGAGGACGAGTAG
- a CDS encoding DUF4097 family beta strand repeat-containing protein codes for MPEWSVTEPTKMTLDDEPVTAVHVRLVGGTVNVVGTDEGPARLEISDVEGPPLIVTREGSTLTVAYADLPWQNLLTWLDPQGWQRSAVVSLAVPAGADVEVGSVGAEAVVSGVRGRTTVRGVSGDTTLVGLSGPVRADTVSGNVESQAVTGGLRFHSVSGDLTVVEGAGRSVQADTVGGDVVIDLDPAEEPTDIRLTTVSGSVAIRLPHPANARVEAQTTGGAVSSAFDDLRVTGQWGAKKITGTLGDGKGRLRATTVSGSIALLRRPEEAPTGKVL; via the coding sequence ATGCCGGAGTGGTCCGTCACCGAGCCGACGAAGATGACCCTCGACGACGAACCCGTGACCGCCGTCCACGTGCGCCTCGTGGGCGGGACGGTGAACGTCGTGGGCACCGACGAGGGCCCCGCGCGGCTGGAGATCTCCGACGTCGAGGGACCACCGCTGATCGTCACCCGCGAGGGCTCCACCCTGACCGTGGCCTACGCGGACCTGCCGTGGCAGAACCTCCTCACCTGGCTCGACCCCCAGGGCTGGCAGCGCAGCGCGGTCGTCTCCCTGGCCGTTCCGGCCGGGGCGGACGTGGAGGTCGGCTCCGTCGGCGCCGAGGCCGTCGTCTCGGGCGTCCGGGGGCGTACGACCGTCCGCGGGGTCAGCGGCGACACCACGCTCGTCGGCCTCTCCGGCCCGGTGCGCGCCGACACCGTCAGTGGCAACGTCGAGTCCCAGGCCGTGACCGGCGGGCTCCGCTTCCACTCCGTGTCGGGCGACCTCACGGTCGTCGAGGGCGCCGGGCGCTCCGTACAGGCGGACACGGTCGGCGGTGACGTGGTGATCGACCTGGACCCGGCCGAGGAGCCCACCGACATCCGGCTCACCACCGTCTCCGGCTCGGTCGCCATCCGGCTCCCCCACCCCGCGAACGCCCGGGTGGAGGCGCAGACCACCGGCGGCGCCGTCTCCAGCGCCTTCGACGACCTGCGGGTCACCGGGCAGTGGGGCGCCAAGAAGATCACCGGCACGCTCGGTGACGGCAAGGGCAGGCTGAGGGCCACCACGGTCTCCGGCTCCATCGCGCTCCTCCGCCGGCCCGAGGAAGCCCCCACCGGAAAGGTGCTCTGA